A genomic stretch from Vibrio coralliilyticus includes:
- a CDS encoding HDOD domain-containing protein: protein MILPMGYFCLLLTNKKYNEEANQLAGAIAASTRERYAKWLVSIKYVLDQSDVDSVLSRQSEFCDTVILNEKERVMKNQRLLLECESSKVEERRQAAEARQKIHESVIGDISKLATEGMIEKLAELEVLKLFGRFPDFSYFLSIAYSPSVSYSKLDVLAVNDNQLKNNLFELCRNPKFCARLGKTVRSFTDTKMAIGLLGIDNSRVLFPILMVKPLLRWDEPTTKLIAPKLWQHMILTANVTRIRLEEAGVKSPEQGIAIGILRTISQFAIVNNFPMMFEDTLVERMQFYRDKNRREEYYACAEIKPIMSVLPDVILGLESLLTRKVVEHIEWSPRNIHLKNALLEDLDDIPILERSPYGVALAQAQAYSIYDALDRSSVFVNKHKPFWFANVQMPPEALKAIRNCNPGRIDLSV from the coding sequence ATGATTCTTCCCATGGGGTATTTCTGTTTGCTACTTACCAACAAAAAATACAATGAAGAAGCAAATCAGCTGGCTGGAGCAATAGCTGCATCAACCAGAGAACGTTACGCCAAATGGCTTGTTAGTATTAAGTATGTGCTTGATCAGTCAGACGTTGATTCAGTGCTCAGTCGGCAGAGTGAGTTTTGCGACACAGTGATTCTCAATGAAAAAGAGCGAGTAATGAAAAACCAGCGCCTCTTACTGGAATGTGAAAGTAGTAAAGTCGAGGAGAGGCGCCAAGCAGCAGAAGCAAGGCAGAAGATACATGAGAGTGTCATAGGGGACATTTCCAAGTTAGCGACAGAAGGAATGATAGAAAAGCTTGCAGAGCTAGAGGTGTTAAAGTTATTCGGGCGTTTCCCTGACTTTTCTTATTTTTTAAGTATCGCGTATTCGCCCTCAGTCAGTTATAGCAAGCTCGATGTTTTAGCCGTCAACGACAATCAATTAAAGAATAATCTTTTCGAACTATGCAGGAATCCCAAGTTTTGTGCTCGTTTGGGTAAAACGGTAAGAAGTTTCACTGACACGAAGATGGCAATAGGCTTGCTTGGTATTGATAACAGTCGTGTTTTGTTTCCAATCTTAATGGTTAAGCCTTTGCTACGTTGGGATGAACCAACCACTAAGCTCATAGCTCCAAAACTTTGGCAACATATGATTTTGACAGCAAATGTTACTCGTATTCGCCTAGAGGAAGCTGGTGTAAAATCACCTGAGCAGGGAATAGCAATCGGCATTTTACGGACTATTAGCCAGTTTGCTATTGTTAACAACTTCCCGATGATGTTCGAAGATACCTTAGTAGAACGAATGCAGTTCTATCGTGATAAGAATCGTCGTGAAGAATATTACGCTTGCGCGGAGATTAAGCCCATTATGAGTGTGCTTCCAGACGTTATTCTTGGTTTAGAAAGTTTACTAACACGTAAAGTGGTAGAGCATATTGAGTGGTCACCCAGAAATATACACCTAAAGAATGCTTTACTTGAAGATTTAGATGACATTCCCATATTAGAGCGAAGCCCTTACGGGGTTGCTTTAGCCCAAGCTCAAGCCTATTCAATATATGATGCGCTTGATCGTAGTAGTGTTTTTGTTAACAAGCATAAGCCATTTTGGTTCGCCAACGTTCAGATGCCACCAGAGGCATTAAAAGCTATCCGTAATTGTAACCCTGGCCGTATTGACTTGAGTGTCTGA
- a CDS encoding leukocidin family pore-forming toxin produces the protein MKTSTIFTLSLLAASVNAFADDYVPVVEKVYYITSSKLTCNLYTSKDFETKRDWCNAGASVDIRVNVSQMRSVQSSTSQGFTPDAKIVRFTVEADKPGTGFHLVDDLQQDHSWFQSWANRRTYIGPFASSYELWVKPVSGYVPKKVSDFPHNENKNYQHRDTHGYSIGINGSAGAEVGKDGPKVSAEVSGSFSYKNEKTLVFDTKDYRVNNRSSLSDFEVAFEREFDECEELRREELGCYFTSAHWGSGWVFDKSKFNPISYANFKPNYDVIYEAPVSQTGTTDFEIGAKFIAKARYGDVIPSALFSVYGPGGWATTGWSIPRTVRIDWSHPLFEAEAHVTLQSLSNNDLCLDVYGTNGDKEAEGGQVDGWSCHGSWNQTWGLDSNERYRSRVAPDRCLTVSDDKNLTVESCSSNLAQKWFWEGDKLISRYVDGTNKRYVLNILDGRNVGVTPEDQATHARWKPTLQKIKL, from the coding sequence ATGAAAACTTCTACTATTTTCACACTTTCCTTGCTTGCGGCTTCTGTCAACGCGTTTGCGGATGATTACGTTCCTGTTGTTGAGAAAGTCTACTACATCACCAGTTCCAAGCTGACGTGTAATTTGTATACCAGTAAAGATTTCGAAACGAAACGAGATTGGTGTAACGCGGGGGCCTCGGTTGATATTCGCGTTAACGTATCCCAAATGCGTTCGGTTCAGTCATCAACTTCACAAGGTTTTACACCTGACGCTAAGATCGTGCGCTTTACCGTTGAAGCTGATAAACCTGGCACAGGTTTCCACCTCGTCGATGACCTTCAACAGGATCACAGCTGGTTCCAAAGCTGGGCGAATCGACGTACATATATAGGTCCATTTGCAAGCAGTTACGAGCTATGGGTAAAACCAGTTTCAGGTTACGTACCAAAGAAAGTCAGCGACTTTCCTCATAACGAGAATAAGAATTACCAGCATCGTGATACACATGGCTACTCTATCGGTATTAATGGCTCCGCTGGTGCGGAGGTAGGCAAAGATGGGCCTAAAGTCAGCGCAGAAGTCAGCGGTTCATTCAGCTATAAGAATGAAAAAACATTGGTGTTTGATACCAAAGACTACCGTGTAAACAACCGTTCTTCACTCAGTGATTTTGAGGTTGCTTTTGAGCGCGAATTTGATGAATGTGAAGAGCTACGCCGTGAAGAACTAGGCTGCTACTTTACATCTGCACACTGGGGAAGCGGATGGGTATTCGATAAATCGAAATTCAACCCAATCTCTTACGCTAACTTCAAACCTAACTACGACGTCATCTACGAAGCTCCAGTCTCTCAGACAGGAACTACGGATTTTGAAATCGGTGCGAAGTTTATTGCCAAAGCACGCTATGGCGACGTTATTCCATCGGCACTCTTCTCCGTCTATGGACCTGGCGGCTGGGCAACAACAGGTTGGTCCATTCCGCGTACAGTTCGTATAGACTGGAGTCACCCACTGTTTGAAGCTGAGGCACACGTAACCTTGCAGTCGTTAAGCAACAACGACTTGTGCCTAGACGTTTATGGTACCAACGGCGATAAAGAAGCCGAGGGTGGTCAAGTGGATGGCTGGAGCTGTCACGGAAGTTGGAATCAGACTTGGGGCCTAGATAGTAATGAGCGTTACCGCAGCCGTGTTGCACCAGATCGATGTCTGACGGTTTCTGATGATAAGAACCTAACCGTTGAGTCATGTAGCTCTAACCTTGCTCAAAAATGGTTCTGGGAAGGTGACAAGCTGATCAGTCGCTACGTCGATGGTACCAATAAACGTTATGTGCTTAACATTCTAGACGGTCGTAACGTTGGAGTAACGCCTGAAGATCAAGCAACACACGCGAGATGGAAACCAACACTACAAAAAATCAAACTGTAA
- a CDS encoding cytolysin secretion protein: MQNNRTKVLGTLTLLSSLFAAHAFADIQILGSESEISQSITEHYQQSTQFYNGHLAKTDLLYINVGTASDDDIAQAKSHVVKGDTVVIDLKQVSGDDAKIELSQSLTGLGSDAPVVVTGMYQGDNIINSIVADVRDENGEPVNNPSAELESIKQSLVHALDRLGFGGE; this comes from the coding sequence ATGCAAAATAACAGAACTAAAGTGTTAGGGACGCTTACCCTACTCTCTTCTTTGTTTGCTGCACATGCGTTTGCTGATATTCAGATACTTGGAAGTGAAAGTGAAATTTCTCAGTCAATTACTGAGCACTATCAGCAATCAACTCAGTTTTACAACGGACACTTGGCTAAGACCGATTTACTCTACATCAATGTAGGAACCGCATCTGATGATGATATAGCACAGGCAAAATCTCATGTTGTTAAAGGTGATACAGTGGTTATCGACCTAAAACAAGTTTCCGGTGACGATGCAAAAATTGAGTTAAGCCAATCGTTAACAGGGCTTGGTAGTGACGCACCTGTAGTGGTCACTGGAATGTATCAAGGCGACAATATCATCAACTCTATTGTGGCGGACGTTCGTGACGAAAACGGTGAGCCAGTGAATAACCCATCGGCTGAATTAGAAAGCATTAAGCAATCATTGGTTCATGCACTTGATCGCCTTGGTTTTGGAGGGGAGTAA
- a CDS encoding FAD-binding protein has translation MRIRTLALGATLISAALGTAFALQTSEPEREISNYQGTYTCHPEAVYDPQSIEGVQAIIKDALIRGKKVMTGNRKFASQIDAACAGDDQVQLTLKNMDKIVHFDAANKRVTVEAGMRFNDLNDFLRKQGYAINMVTELAIFTVGGMLGSGTHGSTLEKPSNMLADYVTELKVVDGQGDVRVLNGDLLNAARVNLGVLGVVVEVTLAIEEAFKVKAEVTGYRDDSGLEDVVLDIARNNYSANIAWFPGLGRYTTTLYNPVPLETQGEAYNAQADVSDAEEFFFGLLFNAAHEFPGTGLQCLAAVARYNARAKSYFRDTHTGKKVSEPIGYSDQMQYFKCKDPNKCIWDRLPIALQEVAIDIERLPDWISDVREIVAAHPKTCFPLNGIYFRFGKASDSYIGMSAGRETAFVGIEYTLRQEGKKEPKNYFVNLEIEQMSLRKYDARPHWGKNSVAIFEDMPSRFPMWPEFLQAKAELDPYNIFTNPFWERVSGDIPMDDYLTPGCNVRGECYCQTDEHCQSGTQCQAGLHFTDARICR, from the coding sequence ATGAGAATAAGAACTCTCGCGCTCGGCGCTACTTTAATATCGGCTGCATTAGGAACAGCCTTTGCGCTTCAAACGAGCGAGCCCGAACGTGAAATCTCCAACTATCAAGGGACCTATACCTGTCATCCTGAAGCGGTTTATGACCCACAATCCATTGAAGGCGTTCAGGCTATCATTAAAGATGCACTGATACGCGGTAAAAAAGTGATGACGGGTAACCGTAAGTTTGCCAGTCAGATTGATGCTGCCTGCGCGGGTGATGACCAAGTTCAACTCACGCTGAAGAATATGGATAAGATCGTTCATTTCGATGCAGCGAATAAACGAGTCACAGTTGAAGCGGGTATGAGGTTTAACGACTTAAATGACTTTCTTCGTAAACAAGGTTACGCGATCAACATGGTCACTGAGTTAGCCATCTTCACAGTCGGCGGTATGCTTGGCAGTGGTACACATGGCTCAACATTGGAAAAACCCAGCAATATGCTAGCGGACTATGTGACAGAGCTTAAAGTCGTTGATGGTCAGGGAGACGTTCGTGTGTTGAACGGCGATTTGCTCAACGCTGCTCGCGTCAACTTGGGCGTGTTAGGTGTCGTCGTTGAAGTCACGCTGGCTATCGAGGAAGCGTTTAAAGTCAAAGCAGAAGTTACAGGGTATCGTGACGATTCTGGATTGGAAGATGTTGTTCTGGACATCGCTCGCAACAACTACTCAGCCAATATAGCTTGGTTCCCTGGCCTTGGCCGCTATACCACCACCTTATACAACCCTGTTCCATTGGAGACGCAAGGTGAAGCGTATAATGCTCAGGCGGATGTGTCTGATGCAGAGGAGTTTTTCTTCGGTTTGCTATTTAATGCCGCTCACGAATTTCCGGGCACTGGATTGCAATGTCTAGCCGCCGTTGCGCGTTATAACGCCAGAGCGAAGTCTTACTTCCGCGATACTCATACTGGCAAGAAAGTGAGTGAACCTATTGGTTACTCTGATCAAATGCAGTACTTCAAATGTAAAGATCCCAACAAATGTATTTGGGACAGACTTCCTATCGCACTTCAGGAAGTGGCCATTGATATTGAGCGTTTGCCTGACTGGATCAGTGACGTACGTGAGATTGTCGCGGCTCATCCAAAAACCTGTTTCCCTCTCAATGGCATTTATTTCCGCTTTGGTAAAGCCTCTGACAGCTATATTGGTATGAGTGCTGGTCGCGAAACCGCATTTGTGGGTATTGAATACACCTTGCGTCAAGAAGGTAAAAAGGAACCGAAGAATTACTTTGTGAATCTGGAAATAGAGCAGATGTCATTGCGTAAGTATGATGCACGACCTCACTGGGGCAAAAATTCTGTTGCGATCTTCGAGGATATGCCTTCTCGATTCCCGATGTGGCCTGAGTTCTTACAGGCGAAAGCAGAGCTGGACCCTTACAATATTTTTACCAACCCTTTCTGGGAGCGCGTAAGTGGAGATATCCCTATGGATGACTATTTAACGCCAGGATGTAACGTCCGTGGGGAATGCTACTGCCAGACAGACGAGCACTGTCAGTCTGGAACGCAATGTCAGGCTGGGCTGCATTTCACCGACGCTCGTATTTGTCGCTAG
- a CDS encoding carotenoid oxygenase family protein codes for MERRTFLKGLAGVTLVPGQLFASPTVNHSLFPESIMQADFTPSSGNLNLLYGQLPDDIMGHVFFAEGIPLERDHLSPSGRGALTRLDFSLGQVSFMRKMIDTPSAIMQQHIHYWPDRFKLLGGMAYYSPSMGFVNYCNTAPNYLGDNRFALSYEGGVPYEFDATTLDLITPIGHYDEWRSSLPPWMDALTPDKWLFPQVRTTGHPYFDLESDECFTINYGGNVSNTGTKNGFIRLLKWDKKSALQGWDIVGRDGRPAFIAATAHSLGVTRHHVLIFETAAQVEPLRMIGIRSVNAQQHRTPVWVIRKKDLLSSSDIVTADYIELNFDTSDVMCNYDDHENEITLYGQYLGAMDKSEPQYTRDRLLFGGRVSDSLAGYPAAPMDVGGLVRARIQVQSDSVREITGDFRLIRDDQLFWDMNDPAYRGHFQFPEQFDHIYWAAVGYRKDHVVERVADAYEQYPNRLFTNDSLPQEDQPSALVHMDCQKMAVTNAYQFPADCVIRTPQFMSRPGSHAQDDGYIFTAVVRKEPTNTIGNGKEIWIFDAKNLSQGPLAILGHSQLNFATTNHALWVPEIGPRPIDGYQANVGEFFRSRVPQHRRAVRDVIEQQILPRFG; via the coding sequence ATGGAAAGACGTACTTTTTTAAAGGGATTAGCGGGTGTCACACTAGTGCCTGGGCAGCTGTTCGCTTCACCGACTGTGAATCATTCACTTTTTCCAGAGTCGATAATGCAAGCCGACTTCACGCCCTCTTCGGGCAACTTAAATCTGCTTTACGGACAATTACCTGATGACATCATGGGCCATGTGTTCTTTGCTGAAGGCATTCCACTCGAGCGGGATCATCTTAGCCCGAGTGGTCGTGGTGCGCTGACCCGCTTGGATTTCTCCCTTGGGCAAGTGTCGTTTATGCGCAAAATGATCGACACCCCCTCTGCTATCATGCAACAGCACATCCACTATTGGCCTGATAGATTCAAATTGCTCGGTGGTATGGCGTATTACAGCCCTTCTATGGGATTTGTTAACTACTGTAATACCGCACCCAACTACCTTGGTGATAACCGGTTCGCTTTAAGTTACGAGGGCGGCGTTCCTTATGAATTTGATGCGACAACATTAGATCTTATTACGCCCATCGGTCATTACGATGAATGGCGTAGCAGTTTACCACCATGGATGGACGCACTGACGCCAGACAAATGGCTATTTCCTCAGGTACGGACCACTGGTCACCCATACTTTGATCTCGAATCAGACGAGTGTTTTACCATTAACTATGGAGGTAACGTTTCAAATACAGGCACCAAGAATGGATTTATCCGGCTCCTGAAGTGGGATAAGAAAAGCGCCCTTCAAGGTTGGGATATCGTCGGACGAGATGGCCGACCAGCATTTATCGCTGCGACTGCGCATTCACTGGGTGTCACCCGCCATCATGTCCTTATCTTTGAAACAGCTGCACAAGTTGAGCCGTTAAGAATGATAGGCATCCGCTCAGTCAACGCTCAGCAACATCGTACGCCTGTATGGGTTATTCGCAAGAAAGACTTGCTCTCAAGTAGTGACATTGTCACAGCCGATTACATTGAGCTTAACTTTGATACCTCGGATGTTATGTGCAATTACGATGATCATGAAAACGAAATTACGCTGTATGGGCAGTATCTGGGCGCGATGGATAAATCTGAGCCGCAATATACCAGAGATAGATTGCTATTCGGTGGAAGAGTCAGTGATTCACTCGCAGGTTATCCTGCCGCACCGATGGATGTCGGTGGCCTAGTTCGAGCTCGAATTCAGGTTCAATCTGATTCCGTGCGTGAAATTACGGGTGATTTTCGTTTAATTCGAGATGACCAGCTTTTCTGGGATATGAACGATCCCGCTTACCGAGGTCATTTCCAATTCCCTGAACAGTTTGACCATATCTACTGGGCCGCTGTGGGCTATCGCAAAGATCATGTTGTTGAGCGTGTCGCGGATGCATACGAGCAATACCCTAACCGTCTGTTTACTAATGACTCGTTGCCTCAAGAAGACCAACCTTCCGCGCTCGTCCATATGGATTGCCAAAAGATGGCAGTCACCAACGCTTATCAATTTCCTGCTGACTGTGTAATACGAACGCCTCAGTTTATGTCTAGGCCCGGTAGCCACGCGCAAGATGACGGCTACATCTTTACTGCGGTAGTTCGTAAAGAGCCAACCAACACCATTGGCAACGGTAAAGAAATCTGGATTTTTGATGCGAAAAACCTCTCTCAAGGCCCGCTTGCCATTTTAGGTCATTCCCAACTCAATTTTGCGACAACGAATCATGCGCTTTGGGTTCCAGAGATAGGGCCAAGACCGATTGACGGATACCAAGCCAATGTTGGCGAGTTCTTCCGCAGTCGAGTTCCTCAACATCGACGTGCCGTTCGGGACGTTATCGAACAACAAATATTGCCACGATTTGGCTGA